One Acinetobacter pullicarnis genomic region harbors:
- a CDS encoding OprD family outer membrane porin — translation MNKTQLSLLIISTFSIYSHANSFIDDSSVKLTTRNFYLDRDFTDFKAIPGAKDWAQGFILNIQSGYTPGTVGFGLDVQTLTSVKLQGDEKYLGSGLLPTDPKTRERSKTASEIGVTAKVKYQKTEVKLGTLQPWTPVIFSSPSRLLPQTFLGGMLQSQALSDFDLVAGYINKVNHRDSTNYEKMTNTAFNGRFKMAETDSFSFAGGKYNLSKNTQVGLYYGVAEDIYNQTAFTFKNNMALNDQSKLITDIRLWNSSENGQARAGKIDNTLATANLGLNHNNHTLTFSTMQNYGDTAHPYLSGGEVLIFIDGWSTDFLNPKEQVYGLRYDYDFKDYLPGLKFMTRYNKGSHIDLPHLGGTKLKEDSWDFDLQYTLQTGMLKGLGLRARYAMYDNNFAQNASFKPADETRVNIDYTWTFK, via the coding sequence ATGAACAAAACTCAACTTTCACTACTCATCATTTCGACGTTTAGTATTTATAGCCACGCCAATAGTTTTATTGATGACAGTTCAGTAAAACTGACCACACGCAACTTTTATTTAGATCGAGACTTTACTGATTTTAAAGCCATACCGGGTGCCAAGGACTGGGCCCAAGGTTTTATACTCAACATTCAATCGGGTTATACCCCAGGCACAGTTGGCTTTGGTTTAGATGTACAAACGCTAACCTCAGTGAAACTGCAAGGAGATGAAAAATATCTTGGCAGTGGTTTATTACCCACAGATCCAAAGACCCGTGAGCGCTCCAAAACGGCCAGTGAAATTGGGGTAACGGCCAAAGTTAAATATCAAAAAACCGAGGTTAAACTGGGTACTTTGCAGCCGTGGACGCCTGTAATCTTTAGCTCACCCTCTCGATTACTGCCACAAACCTTTTTAGGGGGCATGCTGCAAAGCCAAGCACTCTCAGATTTTGATTTGGTTGCGGGTTATATCAACAAGGTGAATCATCGCGATTCAACCAATTATGAAAAGATGACCAATACTGCATTTAATGGCCGCTTTAAAATGGCAGAAACAGATTCTTTTTCCTTTGCTGGTGGAAAATACAATCTCTCTAAAAACACCCAAGTCGGCTTATATTATGGAGTAGCCGAGGATATTTATAATCAAACGGCATTCACCTTTAAAAATAATATGGCACTTAATGATCAGAGTAAGTTGATCACGGATATTCGACTTTGGAACAGCAGTGAAAATGGTCAAGCACGTGCAGGTAAAATAGACAATACGCTTGCAACTGCCAATTTAGGACTGAATCACAATAATCACACGCTTACTTTCAGTACCATGCAAAACTATGGTGATACTGCACATCCCTATTTATCTGGTGGTGAGGTGCTGATTTTTATTGATGGTTGGAGTACCGATTTTTTAAACCCCAAAGAACAGGTTTATGGCCTACGCTATGACTATGACTTTAAGGATTACTTACCCGGTCTGAAGTTTATGACCCGTTACAACAAAGGCAGTCATATCGATCTGCCCCATTTGGGTGGCACTAAGCTTAAAGAGGATTCTTGGGATTTTGATCTGCAATACACCCTACAAACAGGCATGCTCAAAGGCTTAGGTTTAAGAGCGCGTTATGCCATGTATGACAATAACTTTGCCCAAAATGCATCGTTTAAACCCGCAGATGAAACCCGCGTCAATATTGACTATACCTGGACCTTTAAATAA
- a CDS encoding alpha/beta fold hydrolase produces MCAMDVPNYKTDAFFGLEDQWLETAPGELTHYHEVGAGAPILFLHGSGTGVSAAANWWLNLNQIAEVGHCYAIDSIGYGQTVVADGTAYGIKAWVEHAIRFLDKAGIEKTWVVGNSLGGWLAFQMALDYPERLLGIVSMGTGGAKQTAALKQHANPELSLAGIKKTLEMFVVDKTLITDELVKVRFEAAKNDFASDRLLEVVGARDRDRFALPLDFEKMKNIDLPVLLIHGVQDVVIPVSRSWDILNTVPHADAHIFNQCGHWSQVEKSEEFNTIICNYLKQHGC; encoded by the coding sequence ATGTGCGCTATGGACGTTCCAAATTATAAAACTGATGCATTTTTCGGCCTCGAAGATCAATGGTTAGAAACTGCCCCTGGCGAACTAACCCATTATCATGAGGTGGGTGCTGGTGCACCGATTCTCTTTTTACATGGTTCAGGGACTGGCGTTTCTGCTGCGGCGAACTGGTGGTTAAACCTAAACCAGATTGCTGAAGTTGGGCATTGCTATGCCATTGACTCCATTGGCTACGGTCAAACTGTGGTTGCCGATGGGACCGCATACGGTATTAAAGCGTGGGTTGAGCATGCGATTCGCTTTTTAGATAAAGCTGGTATTGAAAAAACCTGGGTGGTCGGTAACTCATTGGGCGGTTGGTTGGCTTTTCAAATGGCACTCGATTATCCTGAACGTCTGCTCGGTATTGTGTCGATGGGCACAGGTGGCGCCAAACAAACCGCAGCCTTAAAACAACATGCCAATCCTGAGTTATCACTTGCGGGTATTAAAAAAACCCTCGAAATGTTTGTGGTCGACAAAACACTGATCACCGATGAATTGGTCAAAGTCCGCTTTGAAGCCGCAAAAAATGATTTTGCCTCAGACCGTTTATTAGAAGTGGTGGGCGCACGTGATCGTGATCGTTTTGCATTACCACTCGACTTTGAAAAAATGAAAAATATCGACCTCCCCGTTTTGTTAATCCATGGCGTCCAAGATGTGGTGATTCCTGTTAGTCGTAGTTGGGATATTTTAAATACAGTGCCACATGCCGATGCGCATATTTTCAATCAATGTGGTCATTGGTCTCAAGTGGAAAAATCGGAAGAATTTAATACGATTATCTGCAACTACTTAAAACAGCACGGTTGTTAA
- a CDS encoding LysR substrate-binding domain-containing protein → MLALRHLRYFLSICEEKSFVSAARKLNTVQSSLSQQMKDLEDYIGVELFERSGRVFKLSKAGEVFLVEARKTLVEAEKARNYAKKLNAKYATVKIGVLNGVEVKIPNIILDAIKDQAASVKVELISDTGPVLIKKLEKGEIDLAFTRNNIQNEEMGSLECLEEDLWLVLPKNHPLNKYSYIPLKELNGVDFLLPAETHAPELRALVLEIMAKNNIKLNVVMESENAFVTMSYVNMGMGVSILPDFIHGIATSNTVIKKFTNINPKIKLYLNYKNTKNTASLDTLIENFKKMKNR, encoded by the coding sequence ATGCTGGCTTTAAGACATTTAAGGTATTTTTTGAGTATTTGTGAAGAAAAAAGTTTTGTTTCTGCCGCAAGAAAACTCAATACCGTACAGTCCTCGCTCAGTCAACAAATGAAAGATTTGGAAGATTATATTGGGGTTGAATTATTTGAACGCAGTGGTCGGGTGTTCAAGCTCAGCAAAGCGGGTGAAGTATTTTTAGTAGAAGCCCGAAAAACACTGGTTGAAGCTGAAAAGGCACGTAACTATGCCAAAAAGCTCAATGCGAAATATGCCACTGTAAAAATCGGGGTGCTGAATGGGGTAGAAGTTAAAATCCCCAATATTATTTTAGATGCGATCAAGGACCAAGCCGCTTCGGTTAAAGTTGAGTTAATTAGCGATACGGGTCCCGTACTCATTAAAAAACTCGAAAAGGGGGAGATTGATTTAGCCTTCACTCGCAATAATATTCAAAATGAAGAAATGGGCAGCCTAGAGTGTTTGGAAGAAGACCTCTGGTTGGTCTTGCCTAAAAACCATCCATTGAATAAGTACTCTTATATTCCCTTAAAAGAATTGAATGGCGTCGATTTTCTGTTGCCCGCTGAAACGCATGCACCCGAATTAAGAGCACTGGTCTTGGAGATTATGGCGAAAAACAATATCAAGTTAAATGTAGTGATGGAATCAGAAAATGCTTTTGTCACCATGAGCTATGTCAATATGGGCATGGGAGTTTCAATTTTGCCTGACTTTATTCATGGTATTGCCACCAGTAATACAGTCATTAAAAAGTTTACCAATATTAATCCCAAGATTAAGCTGTATCTCAATTATAAAAACACCAAAAATACCGCATCATTGGATACTTTAATTGAAAACTTTAAGAAAATGAAAAATCGCTAG